The following DNA comes from Quercus robur chromosome 1, dhQueRobu3.1, whole genome shotgun sequence.
ACAAAGCAATCATTTTAGTTAATAAGTTTtataataagttttattataaaatgaataCTTTAGTTAACTTACCTTTTAAATTCCTAAAAATGAttgtattgtttttattttggtatgacaaaaataatatatattatatttgtagtttgttcctataataaatgaaaatatagttatGAAATACATTGCTCTTTATTTAATTAgtctaaatttcaaaaaatataaatttaatgagactcgcctaaaaaattatcttgtGAAACATGCCAATCCGcgactaataaataaataaataaaatacactgcaatgaaaaaaaaattgctacagCATGTAACTTTAGGGAGGGTCTGGCCCTTGGCCTCTGATTGCTAAAACCCTCCTCCCACGTAATCTACACTCATTTTGTGCCGTCTGTGAAAGCAAAGCAATCATTTACATCTTTATCTGCCTCTACATCAGATTAATTGAGAATTTGAGATCCCTCCTCTTTTTCCTGCCTTCCCGAAGCAAAATAGCTGCTAAAACCACAAAATCTCTCAttttattcattcatttttcATAGATGCAATTAGAACCGAATCTGGCAAACTCATTTAATTAAACCCGGTTGGTAAAATAGCACCAGAATTGTTTGCACTTACATTTGGATTGAACTGAGATTGGCATGGTCTAGCCGCAGTGAAAGGTTGATAAAAATAAGGGGATTCTAGCTTGTTGAGGAATATGGAGTGTCACattattcaaaattcaaaacaacaAATTGTAAATTTGGATATGTAGCATTTGTAGCTAGAACTGAAATGAACATTAATTAATGATTACAATCCTATATTTTAACTCTATTatcagcaaaaacaaaaatattaactcAAAATACATCCTATTATAACTAATTGCAAATGGAAGAATAGTGTTGAGGTTTACTCTGTTTGAGGAATTAACCAGAAACAAGGAtgagtaatttttatttatatttcgaTGGATAAATAGTGGGGGAGGGGTGATGGGAAGTACTCCTTTTGTGGTGCCTCGTAATACTATTTTCAACTTCCTCCATCGGTTGTAGAAAACAAATGATTTTCATGGCTAAGAATAATTATCTGTGACTGTGAAAGCAAAGCTATGACAAGCATCTTTATTTTCCCTCTCACACAATTGAGATCCCCTATCTTTTTTCCTGCCTTCCCAAGCAAACTAGTTGATAAAAgcctaaaacaacaaaatctttcATTTTATCCATTCTTTCCTCTACCTTTCCAAGACAGATTAACTGCAAACAACTTAGATTTTGTAACTAGAAGTGAGCCCTTTCACCTAATTGCATTGTCTCCCAGCCATAATAAAAGCCCTCTCTTCCCTCCAACACATCAAACACTCCTCCAAGTGCAAGTGCAAGTGCAAGCACCACTCTTGCATTTCAAAACTTCCCAGCAAAGCAAAACAGTCCTCCACACAACAAAATAACTTCAAAGATGACAAAACAGACTCTCTTCTCCCTCTCAATTTTACTTATATTTCTCTTCCATTGCATCACAACTTTAGGCCAGCCAGCCGCAGCTCCAGCCCAGCCTGCAAATGCTCCAGTACAGCCTGCCACTCCGCCAGTAGTTCAGCCTGCCAAGGCCCCAGCCCCAGTCCAATCTGCGAAGGTCCCACCAACACAGAAAGGTGTCCCTGATGTCACCAAAATCCTTGGAAAGGCCGGTGGGTTCTCAGTCTTTATTCGCCTCTTAAAAAGTACCGGAGTTTCTGACCAATTATACGGCCAGCTTAACAATTCAAATAATGGGTTTACTATCTTTGCTCCCACTGATGCTGCATTTTCGAACCTCAAAGCGGGCACTATAAACTCATTGTCCGACCTACAAAAGACCCAACTAGTACAATTTCACATATTAAACACAGTTGTTAGCCTGTCAAATTTCCAAACTCTGAGCAATCCAGTGCCCACAGAGGCTGGAGATACAAGTGACGGTGAGTTCCCACTAAACGTGATGACTGCTGGCAACCAAGTGAACATCTCTACTGGTCTTGTTAATACCACGGTGGGTGGAACTGTGTATTCAGATAACCAGCTTGATATATATCAAGTGGAGAAAGTGCTTCTTCCTCTTGACATTTTTAATCCTAAGCCTAAGCATAAGGCACCAGCCCCTGCACCAACATTGTCAACGCCTAAGACTAAGGACAATGATGATGAGTCTCAGTCTGATGCTACCAAAGTGAACGAGTCTAGCCCAGTAAGTATCAGTGGGCATGGAATATTGGTGTCCATTGAAGTTGTATTGGTCGCATTCATTCTCACGAAGGGACTTCATGGTGtatgagaaaatgagaaaatgctTATTAGGTGGGTTCCATTTTTCTATTGCCGCGTGATTTTGCTGAGTTTGGGTGAACGGTCGAAATCGATTCTGAGTTCTTCCAAATAATTTTCACCTTTTCTTGTGCGATGTATATTAAGACCAATCTGTGAtgaagctttttctttttccttttttttttttttttttttttttttttttttttttttttttttttttttccgatttCTATGTATACTTGagagtttttatttaatgatttttcaagAGTTGTTCCTTAGAGTTGTTCCTTTGAGCTCCAACATTTAAC
Coding sequences within:
- the LOC126726135 gene encoding fasciclin-like arabinogalactan protein 12, with amino-acid sequence MTKQTLFSLSILLIFLFHCITTLGQPAAAPAQPANAPVQPATPPVVQPAKAPAPVQSAKVPPTQKGVPDVTKILGKAGGFSVFIRLLKSTGVSDQLYGQLNNSNNGFTIFAPTDAAFSNLKAGTINSLSDLQKTQLVQFHILNTVVSLSNFQTLSNPVPTEAGDTSDGEFPLNVMTAGNQVNISTGLVNTTVGGTVYSDNQLDIYQVEKVLLPLDIFNPKPKHKAPAPAPTLSTPKTKDNDDESQSDATKVNESSPVSISGHGILVSIEVVLVAFILTKGLHGV